Proteins from a genomic interval of Lolium perenne isolate Kyuss_39 chromosome 1, Kyuss_2.0, whole genome shotgun sequence:
- the LOC127325477 gene encoding uncharacterized protein, with the protein MDNGSSSSSKGEGGFYLMSCIKDVPTLRGDNYTEWRKKVDFAFVCAEVDWVVDTPQPIKPTDPVRADGDTDDAWAKKKRDHAPVEMSYTLENRKWQTANKKCMAFIKNTIENAIVGSITECASAREYLQKIKSQFTGSSKTYATQLLKQLVTEKYTGGAHGIREHILRMSNMAAKLKPMDADLELKPALLVHLVMASLPQQFDNFVINYNMSPEKWDIEKSIAMCVQEEDRLKAQNGGTINYVKDNKKRPFTPRNNGSPSKPYAKAPMQHHQKFQHRQLPVNKDQCLHCQKTGHYKKDCPEWLKELMAKKGIPFDEDYEKRRRMR; encoded by the exons ATGGACAACggctcgagctcctcctcgaaggGAGAAG GAGGGTTCTACTTGATGAgctgcatcaaggatgttcccACCCTTAGAGGGGATAACTACACAGAATGGAGGAAGAAGGTGGATTTCGCCTTCGTCTGTGCTGAGGTGGACTGGGTGGTTGACACACCGCAGCCCATCAAGCCTACTGACCCCGTCAGAGCTGACGGGGATACTGATGATGCATGGGCTAAAAAGAAAAGGGACCATGCTCCTGTGGAGATGTCCTACACTCTAGAGAACAGAAAGTGGCAGACTGCCAACAAAAAGTGCATGGCATTCATAAAGAATACAATTGAGAACGCCATAGTGGGCTCAATTACAGAGTGTGCTTCCGCCAGGGAGTACCTACAAAAGATAAAGAGCCAGTTCACTGGTTCTTCAAAGACATATGCAACCCAGCTGTTGAAGCAGCTGGTGACAGAAAAGTATACTGGAGGTGCACATGGCATCAGGGAGCACATCCTCAGGATGAGCAACATGGCTGCAAAGCTGAAGCCCATGGATGCTGACCTGGAGCTGAAGCCTGCACTTCTGGTTCACTTGGTGATGGCTTCATTGCCACAACAGTTTGACAACTTTGTCATCAATTACAACATGAGCCCTGAGAAATGGGACATTGAAAAGTCCATTGCCATGTGTGTGCAAGAGGAGGATAGACTCAAGGCACAGAATGGAGGTACCATCAATTATGTGAAGGACAATAAGAAAAGGCCCTTCACACCAAGAAACAATGGTTCTCCTTCCAAGCCATATGCAAAAGCCCCAATGCAGCATCATCAGAAGTTCCAGCACAGGCAACTGCCAGTGAACAAAGATCAGTGCCTTCACTGTCAGAAGACTGGGCACTACAAGAAAGACTGCCCAGAATGGCTGAAAGAATTAATGGCAAAGAAAG GGATTCCATTCGACGAGGACTATGAAAAGAGGCGAAGGATGCGTTGA